A part of Desulfotomaculum nigrificans DSM 574 genomic DNA contains:
- a CDS encoding response regulator transcription factor yields MKTILIADDEERIRQLVRLYLEAEGFTVCEAEDGQQVLDIVKSQPIDLVLLDLMMPVLDGWTVCKMLRRERKIPIVMLTAKGEENDRVLGLDLGADDYIVKPFSTRELVARVKAVLRRAEGIGEKHNSHILSYPGFKLNELTRELEMHGEVINLTTKEFELLAMLAKNPGRIFSRDQLLEMVWGFDYCGDSRTVDTHINRLRSKLERQPNQDEYIKTIRGVGYKFEISGH; encoded by the coding sequence ATGAAAACCATTTTAATTGCCGATGATGAAGAACGTATCAGGCAACTAGTGAGGCTCTATTTGGAAGCGGAAGGATTTACAGTATGCGAAGCAGAGGATGGCCAGCAAGTGTTGGATATTGTGAAAAGCCAACCCATTGACCTTGTGCTATTAGATTTAATGATGCCTGTGTTGGACGGCTGGACCGTCTGCAAGATGCTGCGACGGGAAAGAAAAATCCCTATTGTGATGCTGACAGCCAAGGGAGAAGAGAACGACCGGGTACTGGGGTTAGACCTGGGGGCCGACGACTACATCGTTAAGCCCTTTAGTACACGGGAACTGGTGGCTCGGGTAAAAGCGGTGCTGAGGAGAGCAGAAGGAATCGGGGAAAAACATAATAGTCACATCCTTTCCTACCCTGGCTTTAAACTGAACGAATTAACCAGGGAACTGGAGATGCATGGAGAAGTGATTAATTTGACCACCAAGGAATTCGAACTTTTAGCGATGCTGGCAAAAAACCCTGGCAGAATATTCAGCCGGGATCAACTGTTGGAAATGGTCTGGGGTTTTGATTACTGCGGGGATTCTCGTACGGTGGATACCCATATAAATCGCCTAAGATCTAAACTGGAAAGACAACCTAACCAAGACGAATACATTAAAACCATCCGGGGAGTGGGGTACAAATTCGAAATAAGTGGTCATTAA
- a CDS encoding DUF2325 domain-containing protein, translated as MTCLIVGADSIGSKEKDLRDMGFREVIHWNGRTLREPKQLPSRIHLVVVITGFINHNYMHKVKKLAKKSGIRVIYIKRGLSELTCAIS; from the coding sequence ATGACTTGTTTAATTGTCGGAGCTGATAGTATTGGTAGTAAAGAAAAGGATCTAAGAGACATGGGCTTCCGGGAAGTGATCCATTGGAACGGGCGAACCCTGCGTGAGCCAAAGCAGCTTCCCAGCAGGATTCACCTGGTGGTGGTAATTACCGGTTTTATTAACCACAACTACATGCACAAAGTAAAAAAGCTGGCTAAAAAGTCCGGCATCCGGGTGATTTACATCAAGCGAGGCTTATCGGAATTAACCTGTGCCATAAGCTAA